One Streptococcus gallolyticus subsp. gallolyticus DSM 16831 DNA window includes the following coding sequences:
- a CDS encoding LacI family DNA-binding transcriptional regulator, with the protein MVTIRDIAERTGYSKATVSRVLNNHPYVSDDVRQKIQAVIKELNYTPNLVAKELSAGKTNKIAVVIPHNRHPYFTQLLNGMLDESKKTNHNLLLLHSGYNELSEREYLEQLRGRAFDGLIFTSRELPIETIASYAQYGPILLCEPLDNPLLKSVYVDRYQAYNDLNAYLVETGIKSPAYLFTRADEASATYRTMVSVLEHFPQYQNSAVFSGISNFQDGYNWAKQLTQDFDAIVTNEDQMAYGVIKAFKDNGRALPLIIGQENQHISELLGIPSVEHYSYELGKLAVRQILADENNPLAIPSKFIRR; encoded by the coding sequence ATGGTAACAATCAGAGATATTGCAGAACGAACGGGTTATTCTAAAGCGACGGTGTCGCGCGTGCTTAACAATCATCCTTATGTGTCAGATGACGTGCGTCAAAAAATTCAAGCGGTGATAAAAGAGCTTAATTATACGCCAAATTTGGTCGCAAAAGAATTGAGTGCTGGAAAGACTAATAAAATTGCGGTTGTTATTCCTCACAATCGTCATCCCTATTTCACTCAGCTATTGAATGGTATGCTAGATGAAAGTAAGAAAACAAACCATAATTTGCTTTTACTACATTCGGGCTACAATGAACTTTCGGAACGTGAGTATTTAGAACAATTACGTGGTCGTGCTTTTGACGGGCTTATCTTTACGTCACGTGAATTGCCGATAGAGACCATTGCCTCTTATGCACAATACGGTCCCATTCTTTTATGTGAGCCACTTGACAATCCTCTTTTGAAATCAGTCTATGTTGACCGCTACCAAGCTTATAATGATCTTAATGCCTATTTAGTTGAAACGGGCATTAAATCACCAGCTTATCTTTTTACGAGAGCTGATGAAGCTAGTGCGACTTATCGGACAATGGTTTCTGTTTTAGAACATTTTCCGCAATATCAAAATTCAGCTGTTTTTAGTGGCATTTCTAATTTTCAAGACGGTTATAATTGGGCAAAACAGCTTACGCAGGATTTTGATGCAATTGTGACGAATGAGGACCAAATGGCATATGGCGTTATCAAGGCTTTTAAGGATAATGGCAGAGCTTTGCCGTTAATTATCGGGCAAGAAAATCAGCATATTAGTGAGTTGCTTGGGATTCCGTCAGTAGAGCATTATTCTTATGAACTGGGGAAATTAGCAGTACGTCAGATTTTAGCTGATGAAAATAATCCCCTTGCCATTCCGTCAAAATTCATTCGACGTTAG
- a CDS encoding RidA family protein, with the protein MAKTIHTDKAPAAIGPYVQGKVVGNFLFASGQVPLSPETGEIIGTTIQEQTKQVLKNISAILAEAGTDFDHVVKTTCFLSDMNDFVPFNDVYATAFKADFPARSAVEVARLPKDVKVEIEVIAYLD; encoded by the coding sequence ATGGCAAAAACAATTCACACAGATAAAGCACCAGCAGCAATTGGACCTTATGTTCAAGGAAAGGTCGTTGGTAATTTCCTATTTGCTTCAGGTCAAGTGCCTTTGTCACCTGAAACTGGTGAAATTATCGGAACAACTATTCAAGAACAAACTAAGCAAGTTCTTAAAAATATTTCTGCTATTCTTGCGGAAGCAGGCACAGATTTTGACCATGTGGTTAAGACAACTTGTTTCCTTAGCGATATGAATGATTTTGTACCGTTTAATGACGTTTACGCTACGGCATTTAAGGCTGATTTTCCAGCACGTTCAGCAGTAGAAGTCGCTCGTTTGCCAAAAGACGTCAAAGTTGAAATCGAAGTCATTGCTTATCTTGACTAA
- a CDS encoding HAD family hydrolase, with protein sequence MIKRIFSDMDGTLLDNTGAVSEENVSLIKSAGIPMTLVSARAPMEMMAAIEKLDLTGAQVGFNGGLIYRVDNGRVLPIHSQPIAKKDVHTLLGAIHEKFPEISLSYYDLHKWYCHEIDKGILFEQKVTQQKPTRTMLLSHFLKPKKEIYKLMMIVFDEKTLTNLQEFVLSLGIDTVAVQQSGKHYLEITHTAAKKSAGIDYIMQKEALSEGETAAFGDGHNDLSMFERTSFPIAMANASPDVIAQAKFITLVNQCNGVGYGIHKFLRNV encoded by the coding sequence ATGATTAAACGTATTTTTTCAGACATGGATGGAACGCTTCTTGACAATACTGGCGCAGTTTCAGAGGAAAATGTTTCTCTGATTAAATCAGCTGGCATTCCGATGACCTTGGTATCAGCTCGTGCTCCAATGGAAATGATGGCAGCGATTGAAAAATTAGATTTGACGGGTGCACAAGTTGGATTTAATGGTGGTTTGATTTATCGTGTTGACAATGGTCGTGTCCTTCCGATTCACAGTCAACCAATAGCAAAAAAAGATGTTCATACTCTTCTTGGTGCGATTCATGAGAAATTTCCAGAGATCAGTTTGTCATACTATGATTTGCATAAATGGTATTGTCATGAGATTGATAAGGGAATTCTTTTTGAGCAGAAAGTTACGCAACAAAAACCAACACGAACAATGTTGCTCAGCCATTTTTTAAAACCTAAAAAAGAGATTTATAAGTTAATGATGATTGTCTTTGATGAGAAAACGTTAACAAATCTGCAAGAATTTGTGCTATCATTAGGGATAGACACGGTTGCGGTGCAGCAATCAGGAAAACATTATTTGGAAATTACTCATACGGCAGCTAAGAAGTCAGCTGGTATTGATTATATCATGCAAAAAGAAGCTTTGAGCGAGGGAGAAACTGCGGCTTTTGGCGATGGGCACAATGATTTGTCAATGTTTGAACGGACGAGTTTTCCAATTGCAATGGCAAATGCTAGCCCAGATGTGATTGCTCAAGCTAAATTTATCACATTGGTTAACCAGTGCAATGGTGTTGGTTATGGAATTCATAAATTTTTGAGGAATGTTTAA
- a CDS encoding ElyC/SanA/YdcF family protein, with protein sequence MENQKIAENLNILGQFCGKRDVEELNQKNLHEKYGIEKADVMVLFGGSILAGGDVLAKAIKDDIAEHYIIVGGEGHTTATLREQIHKEYPLIAVNGLTEAELFQQYLLTVYQIQADYLETKSTNCGNNITNLLKLMKNKGIVHQSIILCQDATMQYRMEATLRKYLSKDTVVINYAAYRAYLNYQDKLTYATKIHGMWDVDRYINLLMGEIPRLTDNEQGYGPNGKNFLAHVDIPNRVVAAFEALKPIYGNHIRKANPKYSSVL encoded by the coding sequence ATGGAAAATCAAAAAATTGCAGAAAATCTTAATATCCTTGGTCAATTTTGTGGCAAAAGAGATGTTGAGGAACTTAATCAGAAAAACTTGCATGAAAAATATGGAATAGAAAAAGCAGATGTTATGGTTCTTTTTGGTGGTAGCATTCTTGCTGGCGGTGATGTACTGGCTAAGGCTATCAAAGATGATATTGCAGAGCATTATATTATTGTTGGTGGTGAAGGACATACAACAGCTACCTTGAGAGAGCAGATTCACAAAGAATACCCTTTGATTGCTGTAAATGGCTTGACAGAAGCTGAACTTTTTCAACAATATCTTTTGACTGTTTATCAAATCCAAGCTGACTATCTTGAAACCAAATCAACAAATTGTGGCAATAATATCACGAATTTGCTCAAATTAATGAAGAACAAAGGCATTGTCCACCAGAGTATCATTTTATGCCAAGATGCAACTATGCAATATCGTATGGAAGCGACATTACGAAAATACCTTTCAAAAGATACGGTAGTGATTAATTACGCTGCTTATCGAGCTTACCTGAATTACCAAGATAAACTCACCTACGCAACAAAGATTCATGGCATGTGGGATGTTGACCGCTATATCAATTTATTAATGGGTGAGATTCCAAGATTAACAGATAATGAACAAGGTTATGGACCAAATGGAAAGAATTTTCTAGCTCATGTGGATATTCCTAATAGAGTAGTAGCTGCTTTTGAAGCTCTAAAACCTATTTATGGTAATCACATCAGAAAAGCCAATCCCAAATATTCCTCAGTTTTATAA